A single region of the Anopheles funestus chromosome X, idAnoFuneDA-416_04, whole genome shotgun sequence genome encodes:
- the LOC125764625 gene encoding anoctamin-2-like isoform X2, translating into MVNGNDLAASTATVTTTDNLSVVKTVEQTESNPIVPAGSPNRAHVSVQTWKYFQDQRRIVDYVLAFNGEDENAEAKQKRAIYQRNLENEGLQIETENCQRIHFVKIHVPENVLSHYCEIMKMQMPMKKLDNQDKIIMRDFSIQSTLVRLFRRPLFNFVIIDRQKFAPPEYRLMYEYSRDKPYLFNDKEPNFFTPSIRIAVAHFILERTYFSEAVDEKKDIGIRRLMEDQVYLDAYPLHDGCTDLKSSCQRALLLEEWASISKWIKHQPLDHIKEYFGVKIAMYFAWLGFYTHMLIPASVVGLICFFYGLLTYPANRISQEICGDNSTIMCPQCDKYCDYWYLKTTCTISKLAHIFDNEMTIVFSIFMSVWATLYLEMWKRYSSKIQHRWGITEYCSLAEPPRPQYLSRLKNIKKMMFNIATGAQEPSPPFWSKKFPSFLYSYSVIFLFILLTIAAVFGIVVYRMSLMTSKNIYGDGGSVSGKLIIFPATTAAINLLASTALTYAYQYVAEYMTNVEYRRTQTEYNESLNLKIYLFEFVNYYSSIFYIAFMKGKFPGYPAKYNRILNLRQEECSPGGCLMELCIQLAIIMVGKQAIGAITEILIPFLVQKFKEFRSVLGIDAGNNENGERLICCNQWTKDFNLIDWHDRSLFNEYLKMVIQYGFITIFVVAFPLAPFFALLNNVFETRLDAKKFLLYYKRAVPQRVRDLGIWYNIMHVVGKVAVISSAFIIAFSSNFIPRLMYMNVVNPTGTDEGFVNHTLAYFNVSHFEANAAPENSSFSNISMCRYSEYRNPPEDHRPYKRPSIYWQILAIRLTFVVIYQNLVSFVQIVVAWAIPDVPTRLQDQIKREQYLTNEYIIEQEKLKMMRSGTGGCGTGAYTHNGYLPSEDSSPDDEKLNYGSVADDNEYPLRMQTDDCEPYETYRIVTSRV; encoded by the exons ATGGTGAACGGGAACGATCTTGCAGCGTCAACGGCAACGGTGACGACGACCGACAATCTGTCGGTGGTGAAGACAGTGGAACAAACCGAGTCGAACCCGATCGTACCAGCAGGATCACCGAACAGAGCCCATGTGAGCGtgcag ACGTGGAAGTACTTCCAGGATCAGCGACGCATCGTCGACTATGTGCTCGCGTTCAATGGCGAAGATGAAAATGCGGAAGCGAAACAGAAGCGCGCCATCTACCAGCGGAATCTTGAAAATGAAGGGCTACAGATTGAGACGGAAAACTGTCAGCGGATACATTTCGTCAAGATTCACGTGCCGGAGAACGTGCTGTCGCACTACTGCGAGATCATGAAGATGCAGATGCCGATGAAGAAGCTGGACAATCAGGACAAGATCATTATGCGCGATTTCAGCATCCAGAGCACGCTGGTGCGATTGTTCCGGCGGCCACTATTTAACTTTGTCATTATCGACCGGCAAAAGTTCGCACCGCCGGAATATCGGTTGATGTACGAGTATTCGCGTGATAAGCCATACCTGTTTAACGACAAGGAGCCAAACTTTTTCACGCCAAGCATACGGATTGCGGTGGCCCACTTTATACTGGAGCGCACGTACTTCAGTGAGGCGGTGGACGAGAAGAAAGACATCGGCATCCGGCGGCTGATGGAGGATCAGGTGTATCTGGATGCGTACCCACTGCACGATGGGTGTACGGATCTGAAGTCGAGCTGCCAGCGTGCACTGTTGCTGGAGGAATGGGCATCGATTAGCAAATGGATCAAGCATCAGCCGCTGGACCACATTAAGGAGTACTTTGGCGTGAAGATAGCGATGTACTTTGCGTGGCTCGGATTTTACACGCACATGCTGATACCCGCATCGGTCGTTGGGTTAATATGCTTCTTCTACGGTCTGCTTACGTACCCTGCCAATCGCATCAGCCAGGAGATCTGCGGCGATAATTCGACCATCATGTGCCCGCAGTGCGACAAGTACTGCGACTACTGGTACCTGAAGACGACCTGCACCATCTCCAAGCTGGCGCACATCTTCGACAATGAGATGACCAtcgtgttttctatttttatgtcTGTTTGGG CGACGCTTTATCTGGAAATGTGGAAACGGTATTCGTCAAAGATTCAGCATCGTTGGGGTATCACTGAATACTGCTCGCTGGCAGAGCCACCGCGTCCTCAGTATCTTTCCCGGTTGAAAAATATCAAGAAGATGATGTTTAACATTGCCACCGGTGCGCAGGAACCGTCGCCACCGTTTTGGTCTAAAAAGTTCCCTAGCTTCCTTTATAGTTACTCTGTGATTTTCCTATTT ATTTTACTTACTATAGCTGCAGTCTTCGGTatcgttgtgtaccgtatgtCACTGATGACTTCGAAAAATATATACGGCGATGGTGGATCGGTGTCGGGCAAGCTGATCATATTTCCCGCCACGACTGCTGCCATCAATCTGCTCGCGTCAACTGCACTCACCTACGCCTATCAGTACGTAGCGGAATACATGACGAACGTGGAGTATCGGCGCACGCAAACCGAATACAACGAAAGCCTCAACCTGAAGATCTACCTGTTTGAGTTCGTGAATTACTATAGCTCGATCTTCTACATTGCTTTCATGAAAGGGAAGTTCCCGGGCTATCCGGCGAAGTATAACCGGATACTGAATCTACGCCAGGAAGAGTGTAGCCCGGGCGGTTGCCTGATGGAGCTCTGCATACAGCTAGCCATCATTATGGTCGGCAAGCAGGCGATCGGTGCAATTACGGAAATTCTGATACCGTTTCTGGTGCAGAAGTTTAAAGAGTTCCGGAGCGTGCTTGGTATCGATGCGGGTAATAATGAGAATGGTGAACGGTTGATCTGCTGCAATCAGTGGACGAAAGACTTTAACCTAATCGACTGGCATGATCGCAGCTTATTCAACGAGTACTTGAAAATGG TTATTCAGTACGGTTTCATCACAATATTTGTTGTCGCATTTCCCCTGGCTCCATTCTTTGCCCTGCTGAACAATGTGTTCGAAACGCGGCTGGATGCTAAAAAGTTCCTGCTCTACTATAAGCGAGCCGTACCGCAGCGCGTACGTGATCTTGGCATATGGTACAACATTATGCACGTGGTCGGAAAGGTTGCCGTCATATCGAGT GCCTTTATCATAGCATTTTCCTCCAACTTTATCCCACGGCTAATGTACATGAACGTCGTCAATCCGACCGGTACGGATGAGGGTTTCGTCAATCATACGCTCGCCTACTTCAACGTTTCGCATTTTGAAGCGAATGCAGCTCCGGAAAACAGCTCCTTCTCGAATATAAGCATGTGTCGGTACTCGGAATACCGGAACCCACCGGAGGATCATCGTCCGTACAAGCGACCCTCCATCTATTGGCAGATTCTAGCGATCCGGCTAACGTTCGTCGTTATTTACCAGAATCTGGTAAGCTTTGTGCAGATCGTTGTAGCGTGGGCGATACCGGACGTACCGACGCGACTGCAGGATCAGATCAAGCGAGAGCAGTATCTCACCAACGAGTACATCATCGAACAGGAAAAGCTTAAGATGATGCGATCCGGTACGGGTGGCTGTGGTACCGGTGCGTACACACACAACGGTTATCTACCATCGGAGGACAGCAGTCCGGATGATGAAAAGCTAAATTATGGTTCGGTCGCGGACGACAATGAGTACCCGTTGCGAATGCAAACCGATGACTGCGAACCGTACGAAACGTACCGTATAGTGACGTCGCGCGTGTAG
- the LOC125764625 gene encoding anoctamin-4-like isoform X1 has translation MYRRVSYQDSDEPDEPSEYRHRDECYDVLYDLSDFRDVIEPTSTWNRTSSSSSSSFPGVNERPRQTVPGSRYGDEFGDGNDSTDAQDGMDERDSIYLDAVSVYSDATNRKSLHLSRQTVYHSAEDVRFGSVDSGSGSGAEQRRAGSGGEDSAALRMTTEALLQDSRANGGLANLPYVPRPGTNNGAKGFISGILKPTVLSTEYNEKTWKYFQDQRRIVDYVLAFNGEDENAEAKQKRAIYQRNLENEGLQIETENCQRIHFVKIHVPENVLSHYCEIMKMQMPMKKLDNQDKIIMRDFSIQSTLVRLFRRPLFNFVIIDRQKFAPPEYRLMYEYSRDKPYLFNDKEPNFFTPSIRIAVAHFILERTYFSEAVDEKKDIGIRRLMEDQVYLDAYPLHDGCTDLKSSCQRALLLEEWASISKWIKHQPLDHIKEYFGVKIAMYFAWLGFYTHMLIPASVVGLICFFYGLLTYPANRISQEICGDNSTIMCPQCDKYCDYWYLKTTCTISKLAHIFDNEMTIVFSIFMSVWATLYLEMWKRYSSKIQHRWGITEYCSLAEPPRPQYLSRLKNIKKMMFNIATGAQEPSPPFWSKKFPSFLYSYSVIFLFILLTIAAVFGIVVYRMSLMTSKNIYGDGGSVSGKLIIFPATTAAINLLASTALTYAYQYVAEYMTNVEYRRTQTEYNESLNLKIYLFEFVNYYSSIFYIAFMKGKFPGYPAKYNRILNLRQEECSPGGCLMELCIQLAIIMVGKQAIGAITEILIPFLVQKFKEFRSVLGIDAGNNENGERLICCNQWTKDFNLIDWHDRSLFNEYLKMVIQYGFITIFVVAFPLAPFFALLNNVFETRLDAKKFLLYYKRAVPQRVRDLGIWYNIMHVVGKVAVISSAFIIAFSSNFIPRLMYMNVVNPTGTDEGFVNHTLAYFNVSHFEANAAPENSSFSNISMCRYSEYRNPPEDHRPYKRPSIYWQILAIRLTFVVIYQNLVSFVQIVVAWAIPDVPTRLQDQIKREQYLTNEYIIEQEKLKMMRSGTGGCGTGAYTHNGYLPSEDSSPDDEKLNYGSVADDNEYPLRMQTDDCEPYETYRIVTSRV, from the exons ATGTATCGGCGAG TGAGCTATCAGGACAGTGACGAGCCGGACGAACCCAGCGAATATCGCCACCGGGACGAATGCTACGATGTGCTGTACGATCTGAGCGACTTTCGTGATGTGATAGAGCCTACCAGCACGTGGAATCGaacctcctcttcctcctcctcctccttcccTGGCGTGAACGAACGTCCGCGACAAACAGTGCCAGGTTCCCGGTACGGGGACGAGTTTGGTGACGGAAACGACAGTACCGACGCACAGGACGGCATGGACGAGCGGGACAGCATCTATCTGGATGCGGTATCCGTGTACTCCGATGCAACGAACCGCAAGTCTTTACATCTTTCCCGCCAGACGGTTTACCATTCGGCGGAGGATGTGCGATTCGGATCGGTAGACTCCGGCAGTGGTTCGGGAGCGGAACAACGGCGGGCCGGAAGCGGTGGCGAGGATAGTGCCGCATTACGGATGACCACCGAGGCGCTGCTGCAGGATTCGCGTGCGAACGGTGGGCTGGCCAATCTGCCGTACGTACCCCGGCCCGGGACGAACAACGGTGCGAAGGGATTCATCAGCGGTATCCTGAAGCCAACCGTCCTCAGTACCGAGTACAACGAAAAG ACGTGGAAGTACTTCCAGGATCAGCGACGCATCGTCGACTATGTGCTCGCGTTCAATGGCGAAGATGAAAATGCGGAAGCGAAACAGAAGCGCGCCATCTACCAGCGGAATCTTGAAAATGAAGGGCTACAGATTGAGACGGAAAACTGTCAGCGGATACATTTCGTCAAGATTCACGTGCCGGAGAACGTGCTGTCGCACTACTGCGAGATCATGAAGATGCAGATGCCGATGAAGAAGCTGGACAATCAGGACAAGATCATTATGCGCGATTTCAGCATCCAGAGCACGCTGGTGCGATTGTTCCGGCGGCCACTATTTAACTTTGTCATTATCGACCGGCAAAAGTTCGCACCGCCGGAATATCGGTTGATGTACGAGTATTCGCGTGATAAGCCATACCTGTTTAACGACAAGGAGCCAAACTTTTTCACGCCAAGCATACGGATTGCGGTGGCCCACTTTATACTGGAGCGCACGTACTTCAGTGAGGCGGTGGACGAGAAGAAAGACATCGGCATCCGGCGGCTGATGGAGGATCAGGTGTATCTGGATGCGTACCCACTGCACGATGGGTGTACGGATCTGAAGTCGAGCTGCCAGCGTGCACTGTTGCTGGAGGAATGGGCATCGATTAGCAAATGGATCAAGCATCAGCCGCTGGACCACATTAAGGAGTACTTTGGCGTGAAGATAGCGATGTACTTTGCGTGGCTCGGATTTTACACGCACATGCTGATACCCGCATCGGTCGTTGGGTTAATATGCTTCTTCTACGGTCTGCTTACGTACCCTGCCAATCGCATCAGCCAGGAGATCTGCGGCGATAATTCGACCATCATGTGCCCGCAGTGCGACAAGTACTGCGACTACTGGTACCTGAAGACGACCTGCACCATCTCCAAGCTGGCGCACATCTTCGACAATGAGATGACCAtcgtgttttctatttttatgtcTGTTTGGG CGACGCTTTATCTGGAAATGTGGAAACGGTATTCGTCAAAGATTCAGCATCGTTGGGGTATCACTGAATACTGCTCGCTGGCAGAGCCACCGCGTCCTCAGTATCTTTCCCGGTTGAAAAATATCAAGAAGATGATGTTTAACATTGCCACCGGTGCGCAGGAACCGTCGCCACCGTTTTGGTCTAAAAAGTTCCCTAGCTTCCTTTATAGTTACTCTGTGATTTTCCTATTT ATTTTACTTACTATAGCTGCAGTCTTCGGTatcgttgtgtaccgtatgtCACTGATGACTTCGAAAAATATATACGGCGATGGTGGATCGGTGTCGGGCAAGCTGATCATATTTCCCGCCACGACTGCTGCCATCAATCTGCTCGCGTCAACTGCACTCACCTACGCCTATCAGTACGTAGCGGAATACATGACGAACGTGGAGTATCGGCGCACGCAAACCGAATACAACGAAAGCCTCAACCTGAAGATCTACCTGTTTGAGTTCGTGAATTACTATAGCTCGATCTTCTACATTGCTTTCATGAAAGGGAAGTTCCCGGGCTATCCGGCGAAGTATAACCGGATACTGAATCTACGCCAGGAAGAGTGTAGCCCGGGCGGTTGCCTGATGGAGCTCTGCATACAGCTAGCCATCATTATGGTCGGCAAGCAGGCGATCGGTGCAATTACGGAAATTCTGATACCGTTTCTGGTGCAGAAGTTTAAAGAGTTCCGGAGCGTGCTTGGTATCGATGCGGGTAATAATGAGAATGGTGAACGGTTGATCTGCTGCAATCAGTGGACGAAAGACTTTAACCTAATCGACTGGCATGATCGCAGCTTATTCAACGAGTACTTGAAAATGG TTATTCAGTACGGTTTCATCACAATATTTGTTGTCGCATTTCCCCTGGCTCCATTCTTTGCCCTGCTGAACAATGTGTTCGAAACGCGGCTGGATGCTAAAAAGTTCCTGCTCTACTATAAGCGAGCCGTACCGCAGCGCGTACGTGATCTTGGCATATGGTACAACATTATGCACGTGGTCGGAAAGGTTGCCGTCATATCGAGT GCCTTTATCATAGCATTTTCCTCCAACTTTATCCCACGGCTAATGTACATGAACGTCGTCAATCCGACCGGTACGGATGAGGGTTTCGTCAATCATACGCTCGCCTACTTCAACGTTTCGCATTTTGAAGCGAATGCAGCTCCGGAAAACAGCTCCTTCTCGAATATAAGCATGTGTCGGTACTCGGAATACCGGAACCCACCGGAGGATCATCGTCCGTACAAGCGACCCTCCATCTATTGGCAGATTCTAGCGATCCGGCTAACGTTCGTCGTTATTTACCAGAATCTGGTAAGCTTTGTGCAGATCGTTGTAGCGTGGGCGATACCGGACGTACCGACGCGACTGCAGGATCAGATCAAGCGAGAGCAGTATCTCACCAACGAGTACATCATCGAACAGGAAAAGCTTAAGATGATGCGATCCGGTACGGGTGGCTGTGGTACCGGTGCGTACACACACAACGGTTATCTACCATCGGAGGACAGCAGTCCGGATGATGAAAAGCTAAATTATGGTTCGGTCGCGGACGACAATGAGTACCCGTTGCGAATGCAAACCGATGACTGCGAACCGTACGAAACGTACCGTATAGTGACGTCGCGCGTGTAG
- the LOC125764625 gene encoding anoctamin-2-like isoform X4, with protein MCRTCRRVHGNCGGTWKYFQDQRRIVDYVLAFNGEDENAEAKQKRAIYQRNLENEGLQIETENCQRIHFVKIHVPENVLSHYCEIMKMQMPMKKLDNQDKIIMRDFSIQSTLVRLFRRPLFNFVIIDRQKFAPPEYRLMYEYSRDKPYLFNDKEPNFFTPSIRIAVAHFILERTYFSEAVDEKKDIGIRRLMEDQVYLDAYPLHDGCTDLKSSCQRALLLEEWASISKWIKHQPLDHIKEYFGVKIAMYFAWLGFYTHMLIPASVVGLICFFYGLLTYPANRISQEICGDNSTIMCPQCDKYCDYWYLKTTCTISKLAHIFDNEMTIVFSIFMSVWATLYLEMWKRYSSKIQHRWGITEYCSLAEPPRPQYLSRLKNIKKMMFNIATGAQEPSPPFWSKKFPSFLYSYSVIFLFILLTIAAVFGIVVYRMSLMTSKNIYGDGGSVSGKLIIFPATTAAINLLASTALTYAYQYVAEYMTNVEYRRTQTEYNESLNLKIYLFEFVNYYSSIFYIAFMKGKFPGYPAKYNRILNLRQEECSPGGCLMELCIQLAIIMVGKQAIGAITEILIPFLVQKFKEFRSVLGIDAGNNENGERLICCNQWTKDFNLIDWHDRSLFNEYLKMVIQYGFITIFVVAFPLAPFFALLNNVFETRLDAKKFLLYYKRAVPQRVRDLGIWYNIMHVVGKVAVISSAFIIAFSSNFIPRLMYMNVVNPTGTDEGFVNHTLAYFNVSHFEANAAPENSSFSNISMCRYSEYRNPPEDHRPYKRPSIYWQILAIRLTFVVIYQNLVSFVQIVVAWAIPDVPTRLQDQIKREQYLTNEYIIEQEKLKMMRSGTGGCGTGAYTHNGYLPSEDSSPDDEKLNYGSVADDNEYPLRMQTDDCEPYETYRIVTSRV; from the exons ATGTGCAGAACCTGTCGTCGGGTGCACGGCAACTGCGGTGGG ACGTGGAAGTACTTCCAGGATCAGCGACGCATCGTCGACTATGTGCTCGCGTTCAATGGCGAAGATGAAAATGCGGAAGCGAAACAGAAGCGCGCCATCTACCAGCGGAATCTTGAAAATGAAGGGCTACAGATTGAGACGGAAAACTGTCAGCGGATACATTTCGTCAAGATTCACGTGCCGGAGAACGTGCTGTCGCACTACTGCGAGATCATGAAGATGCAGATGCCGATGAAGAAGCTGGACAATCAGGACAAGATCATTATGCGCGATTTCAGCATCCAGAGCACGCTGGTGCGATTGTTCCGGCGGCCACTATTTAACTTTGTCATTATCGACCGGCAAAAGTTCGCACCGCCGGAATATCGGTTGATGTACGAGTATTCGCGTGATAAGCCATACCTGTTTAACGACAAGGAGCCAAACTTTTTCACGCCAAGCATACGGATTGCGGTGGCCCACTTTATACTGGAGCGCACGTACTTCAGTGAGGCGGTGGACGAGAAGAAAGACATCGGCATCCGGCGGCTGATGGAGGATCAGGTGTATCTGGATGCGTACCCACTGCACGATGGGTGTACGGATCTGAAGTCGAGCTGCCAGCGTGCACTGTTGCTGGAGGAATGGGCATCGATTAGCAAATGGATCAAGCATCAGCCGCTGGACCACATTAAGGAGTACTTTGGCGTGAAGATAGCGATGTACTTTGCGTGGCTCGGATTTTACACGCACATGCTGATACCCGCATCGGTCGTTGGGTTAATATGCTTCTTCTACGGTCTGCTTACGTACCCTGCCAATCGCATCAGCCAGGAGATCTGCGGCGATAATTCGACCATCATGTGCCCGCAGTGCGACAAGTACTGCGACTACTGGTACCTGAAGACGACCTGCACCATCTCCAAGCTGGCGCACATCTTCGACAATGAGATGACCAtcgtgttttctatttttatgtcTGTTTGGG CGACGCTTTATCTGGAAATGTGGAAACGGTATTCGTCAAAGATTCAGCATCGTTGGGGTATCACTGAATACTGCTCGCTGGCAGAGCCACCGCGTCCTCAGTATCTTTCCCGGTTGAAAAATATCAAGAAGATGATGTTTAACATTGCCACCGGTGCGCAGGAACCGTCGCCACCGTTTTGGTCTAAAAAGTTCCCTAGCTTCCTTTATAGTTACTCTGTGATTTTCCTATTT ATTTTACTTACTATAGCTGCAGTCTTCGGTatcgttgtgtaccgtatgtCACTGATGACTTCGAAAAATATATACGGCGATGGTGGATCGGTGTCGGGCAAGCTGATCATATTTCCCGCCACGACTGCTGCCATCAATCTGCTCGCGTCAACTGCACTCACCTACGCCTATCAGTACGTAGCGGAATACATGACGAACGTGGAGTATCGGCGCACGCAAACCGAATACAACGAAAGCCTCAACCTGAAGATCTACCTGTTTGAGTTCGTGAATTACTATAGCTCGATCTTCTACATTGCTTTCATGAAAGGGAAGTTCCCGGGCTATCCGGCGAAGTATAACCGGATACTGAATCTACGCCAGGAAGAGTGTAGCCCGGGCGGTTGCCTGATGGAGCTCTGCATACAGCTAGCCATCATTATGGTCGGCAAGCAGGCGATCGGTGCAATTACGGAAATTCTGATACCGTTTCTGGTGCAGAAGTTTAAAGAGTTCCGGAGCGTGCTTGGTATCGATGCGGGTAATAATGAGAATGGTGAACGGTTGATCTGCTGCAATCAGTGGACGAAAGACTTTAACCTAATCGACTGGCATGATCGCAGCTTATTCAACGAGTACTTGAAAATGG TTATTCAGTACGGTTTCATCACAATATTTGTTGTCGCATTTCCCCTGGCTCCATTCTTTGCCCTGCTGAACAATGTGTTCGAAACGCGGCTGGATGCTAAAAAGTTCCTGCTCTACTATAAGCGAGCCGTACCGCAGCGCGTACGTGATCTTGGCATATGGTACAACATTATGCACGTGGTCGGAAAGGTTGCCGTCATATCGAGT GCCTTTATCATAGCATTTTCCTCCAACTTTATCCCACGGCTAATGTACATGAACGTCGTCAATCCGACCGGTACGGATGAGGGTTTCGTCAATCATACGCTCGCCTACTTCAACGTTTCGCATTTTGAAGCGAATGCAGCTCCGGAAAACAGCTCCTTCTCGAATATAAGCATGTGTCGGTACTCGGAATACCGGAACCCACCGGAGGATCATCGTCCGTACAAGCGACCCTCCATCTATTGGCAGATTCTAGCGATCCGGCTAACGTTCGTCGTTATTTACCAGAATCTGGTAAGCTTTGTGCAGATCGTTGTAGCGTGGGCGATACCGGACGTACCGACGCGACTGCAGGATCAGATCAAGCGAGAGCAGTATCTCACCAACGAGTACATCATCGAACAGGAAAAGCTTAAGATGATGCGATCCGGTACGGGTGGCTGTGGTACCGGTGCGTACACACACAACGGTTATCTACCATCGGAGGACAGCAGTCCGGATGATGAAAAGCTAAATTATGGTTCGGTCGCGGACGACAATGAGTACCCGTTGCGAATGCAAACCGATGACTGCGAACCGTACGAAACGTACCGTATAGTGACGTCGCGCGTGTAG